A region from the Bradyrhizobium erythrophlei genome encodes:
- a CDS encoding acyl-CoA carboxylase subunit beta: MAIIESTIAPSSAAYKANREGMLALIARLRSLEERARAASAAAKDRFHKRGQLLPRERVALVLDPGAPFIELSTLAGYGFDVPDPDKSVPGGGLIAGIGFVAGIRCMISASDSGIDAGALQPYGLDKTLRVQELALENKLPYVQLVESAGANLLRYRVEDFVRGGNIFRNLARLSAAGLPVVTVTHGSSTAGGAYQTGLSDYIVMVRGRTRAFLAGPPLLKAATGEIATEEELGGAEMHTSISGLGDYLAEDDRDALRIARDIMANLEWDRPAASTTAHRPPRHDPEELLGIMAMDHKRPVDMRQVIARIVDDSDFTGFGVNYGPATVCGHARIEGQAIGIITNNGPLDPDGANKATHFIQACCQSRTPLLYLNNTTGYMVGKAYEEAGMIKHGSKMIQAVTSATVPQITIYCGASFGAGNYGMCGRGFHPRFCFSWPNAKTAVMGGEQAAETMAIVTEAAAIRRGKPIEKEKIEAMKAQITGVFDGQMDVFATSARVLDDGVIDPRDTRAILSEVLAICREAEARTPQAMQFSVARP, from the coding sequence ATGGCCATCATTGAATCGACCATCGCCCCGTCCAGCGCCGCCTACAAGGCCAACCGTGAGGGTATGCTGGCGCTGATTGCGCGGCTGCGCAGCCTTGAGGAGCGGGCGCGCGCGGCGTCGGCCGCGGCCAAGGACCGCTTTCACAAGCGCGGGCAGCTTTTGCCGCGCGAGCGCGTGGCGCTGGTGCTCGATCCCGGCGCGCCCTTCATCGAGCTCTCGACGCTCGCGGGTTACGGCTTCGACGTGCCCGATCCCGACAAGAGCGTCCCGGGCGGCGGGCTGATCGCGGGCATCGGATTCGTCGCCGGCATCCGCTGCATGATCAGCGCCAGCGATTCCGGCATCGATGCCGGCGCGCTGCAACCCTACGGCCTCGACAAGACGCTGCGGGTGCAGGAACTGGCGCTGGAGAACAAGCTGCCTTACGTGCAGCTGGTCGAAAGCGCCGGCGCCAATTTGCTGCGTTACCGCGTCGAGGATTTTGTCCGTGGCGGCAACATCTTTCGCAACCTCGCGAGGCTGTCCGCGGCAGGCCTCCCGGTGGTGACGGTGACGCATGGCTCGTCGACCGCCGGCGGCGCCTACCAGACGGGTCTATCCGATTACATCGTGATGGTGCGCGGCCGCACCCGCGCGTTTCTCGCGGGCCCGCCGCTGCTGAAGGCCGCCACGGGAGAAATCGCCACCGAAGAGGAACTCGGCGGCGCCGAGATGCATACCAGTATCTCGGGCCTTGGCGACTATCTCGCCGAGGACGACCGCGACGCGCTGCGGATCGCGCGCGACATCATGGCCAATCTGGAATGGGACCGCCCGGCCGCGAGCACGACCGCGCACCGCCCGCCGCGCCACGATCCCGAGGAACTGCTCGGCATCATGGCGATGGACCACAAGCGCCCCGTGGACATGCGGCAGGTGATCGCGCGGATCGTCGACGATTCCGATTTCACCGGGTTCGGCGTCAATTACGGCCCCGCCACCGTGTGCGGCCACGCCCGCATCGAGGGCCAGGCGATCGGCATCATCACCAACAATGGCCCGCTCGATCCTGATGGCGCCAACAAGGCGACGCATTTCATCCAGGCCTGCTGTCAGTCGCGCACGCCGCTGCTCTATCTCAACAACACCACCGGCTACATGGTCGGCAAGGCCTACGAAGAAGCAGGCATGATCAAGCACGGCTCGAAGATGATCCAGGCCGTGACCTCGGCCACCGTGCCGCAGATCACGATCTATTGCGGCGCGTCGTTCGGCGCCGGCAATTACGGCATGTGCGGGCGCGGCTTCCACCCGCGCTTCTGTTTCTCCTGGCCCAACGCCAAGACCGCCGTGATGGGCGGCGAGCAGGCCGCCGAAACCATGGCGATCGTGACCGAAGCCGCGGCGATCCGGCGCGGCAAGCCGATCGAGAAGGAAAAGATCGAGGCGATGAAGGCGCAGATCACGGGCGTGTTCGACGGCCAGATGGACGTGTTCGCGACCAGCGCGCGCGTGCTCGACGACGGCGTGATCGATCCGCGCGACACCCGCGCGATCCTGAGCGAGGTGCTGGCGATCTGCCGCGAGGCCGAGGCGCGCACGCCGCAAGCCATGCAGTTCTCGGTGGCCCGGCCATGA
- a CDS encoding acetyl-CoA carboxylase biotin carboxylase subunit, whose product MRNGSTKVTEFRKILIANRGEIALRIMRTARRLGYGVVAVYSDADRDALHVREAVEAVRIGEALPAQSYLNIAAIIAAAKAGGADAVHPGYGFLAENEDFAQACREADLVFIGPSPEAIKAMGNKAGAKEIMLAAGVPCVPGYQGADQSDAVMSAEANKIGFPVMIKAVAGGGGRGMRLVADASAFPDALRSARSEAKAAFGDATVILERAIVDPRHIEIQVFGDRHGNAIHLGERDCSVQRRHQKLIEEAPSPAVSPELRARMGAIAVNAIKSLRYEGAGTLEFLLDKSGEFYFMEMNTRLQVEHPVTEAITGLDLVELQLRVASGEPLGLRQEDVTFSGHAIEVRLCSEDAAHEFMPQSGRMALWQMPGGLRVEHALQSGSDISPFYDSMIAKLVSHGATRDEARRKLIFGLEHTAAFGVTTNQAFLAACLRHPVFATGQATTSFIGNHRDELLGPCKDAGADAALAALLLYVTDPYAPPWRGGRSLAATFPVPIRVELDHGIRDLEVGRERDGSYCVGLENALYRIEIDALDSDSICIRRDGHSESFKWSRDDDRLFFLYRGVTVAARDLTLAAPATAAVNGSDGKVRAAMSGRVVAVLVKPGDRVAAGQPVMTLEAMKMEHVHAAPIAGVIAAIDVVEGEQVTTGKIVVEIEAEAPA is encoded by the coding sequence ATGAGGAACGGGTCGACGAAAGTGACAGAATTCCGCAAGATCCTGATCGCCAACCGCGGCGAGATCGCACTACGCATCATGCGCACTGCGCGACGGCTGGGCTATGGCGTGGTCGCCGTCTATTCCGACGCCGACCGCGATGCCTTGCACGTACGCGAGGCCGTTGAAGCGGTACGGATCGGCGAGGCGCTGCCGGCGCAATCCTATCTGAATATCGCAGCGATCATCGCGGCGGCAAAAGCCGGCGGCGCCGACGCCGTCCATCCCGGCTACGGCTTCCTCGCCGAGAACGAGGATTTTGCGCAAGCCTGTCGCGAGGCGGATCTCGTGTTCATCGGGCCGTCGCCCGAGGCGATCAAGGCGATGGGCAACAAGGCCGGCGCCAAGGAGATCATGCTGGCGGCCGGCGTGCCCTGCGTACCCGGCTATCAGGGCGCGGACCAAAGCGACGCCGTGATGTCCGCGGAAGCGAACAAGATCGGCTTTCCTGTGATGATCAAGGCCGTCGCCGGCGGCGGCGGCCGCGGCATGCGGCTGGTCGCCGACGCGTCAGCTTTCCCCGATGCGCTGCGCAGCGCGCGGTCCGAGGCCAAAGCGGCGTTCGGCGACGCCACCGTGATCCTGGAGCGGGCGATCGTCGATCCCCGCCATATCGAAATCCAGGTGTTCGGTGACCGCCACGGTAACGCCATCCATCTCGGCGAGCGCGATTGTTCCGTGCAGCGGCGGCACCAGAAGCTGATCGAGGAAGCGCCGTCGCCGGCTGTGTCGCCGGAATTGCGGGCGCGGATGGGCGCCATTGCCGTCAACGCGATCAAGTCGCTTCGTTATGAGGGCGCGGGCACGCTGGAGTTCCTGTTGGATAAGAGCGGCGAATTCTACTTCATGGAGATGAACACGCGGCTGCAGGTCGAGCATCCCGTCACGGAGGCCATCACCGGGCTCGATCTGGTCGAACTGCAGCTGCGCGTCGCCAGCGGCGAGCCGCTCGGATTGAGGCAGGAGGATGTAACATTCTCCGGCCATGCGATCGAGGTGCGGCTGTGTTCGGAGGATGCGGCGCATGAGTTCATGCCGCAATCGGGGCGGATGGCGCTGTGGCAGATGCCCGGCGGATTGCGCGTCGAGCACGCGCTGCAATCCGGCAGCGATATTTCCCCGTTCTACGATTCGATGATCGCCAAGCTCGTCAGCCATGGCGCCACCCGCGACGAGGCGCGACGCAAGCTTATCTTTGGCCTCGAGCACACCGCCGCATTCGGCGTCACTACCAATCAGGCGTTTCTTGCGGCCTGCCTGCGGCATCCCGTGTTCGCCACGGGACAGGCGACGACCTCCTTTATCGGCAATCATCGCGACGAACTGCTGGGACCGTGCAAGGACGCCGGCGCTGACGCCGCACTCGCGGCGCTGCTGCTTTACGTCACCGATCCCTATGCGCCGCCATGGCGGGGCGGACGATCGCTGGCGGCGACGTTCCCGGTTCCCATCCGCGTCGAACTCGATCATGGCATCCGTGATCTCGAAGTCGGCCGCGAGCGCGATGGCAGCTATTGCGTGGGCCTGGAAAACGCCCTGTATCGAATCGAGATCGACGCTCTGGACAGCGATTCCATTTGCATCCGTCGGGACGGTCACAGCGAATCCTTCAAATGGTCCCGTGATGATGACCGGCTCTTCTTCCTGTACCGAGGGGTCACCGTGGCGGCCCGCGATCTCACGCTGGCAGCTCCCGCAACAGCGGCGGTGAACGGCAGCGACGGCAAGGTCCGCGCCGCGATGAGCGGCCGCGTCGTGGCGGTTCTGGTCAAGCCCGGCGACCGCGTCGCGGCCGGCCAGCCCGTGATGACGCTGGAAGCGATGAAGATGGAACACGTGCACGCCGCGCCGATCGCAGGCGTGATTGCCGCGATCGATGTCGTGGAGGGCGAGCAGGTCACGACGGGCAAGATCGTGGTCGAGATCGAGGCGGAGGCGCCGGCGTAG
- a CDS encoding ABC transporter ATP-binding protein — protein MSDALLEVTDLKKYYPVRSGILRRTVGQVHSVDGVSFAIGVGETLGMVGESGCGKSTVARSILRLVEPTGGSIRLNGQDITHLGKASLRAHRRSMQIIFQDPFASLNPRMTAGDIVGEPLTVHGLASGDKKRQRVAELFEQVGLRPDQMTNYPHQFSGGQRQRICIARALSLGPSLIVCDEPVSALDVSIQAQVINLLIDLQRKHGFSYLFIAHDLAVVAHISHRVAVMYLGRIVEIADKTALFANPRHPYTQALLASVPVADPRAKRLVPLIDGDVPSPINPPSGCAFHTRCRYAMERCKVERPELAEFGGQHRVACFLNEGTGREN, from the coding sequence ATGAGCGACGCGCTCCTCGAAGTAACCGACCTGAAAAAGTACTATCCGGTGCGCAGCGGCATCCTGCGTCGCACGGTCGGCCAGGTACATTCCGTCGACGGCGTCAGCTTTGCGATCGGCGTCGGAGAAACGCTGGGGATGGTCGGAGAGTCCGGCTGCGGCAAGTCGACGGTGGCACGCTCGATCCTGCGACTGGTCGAGCCGACCGGCGGCAGCATCCGGCTCAATGGGCAGGACATCACCCATCTCGGCAAGGCGAGCCTGCGGGCGCATCGCCGTTCGATGCAGATCATCTTCCAGGACCCGTTTGCCTCCCTCAATCCGAGGATGACCGCCGGCGACATCGTCGGCGAGCCGCTGACCGTGCATGGTCTCGCCTCTGGCGACAAGAAGCGCCAGCGCGTCGCCGAGCTGTTCGAGCAGGTCGGCTTGCGGCCGGACCAGATGACAAATTATCCGCATCAGTTCTCCGGCGGCCAGCGCCAGCGCATCTGCATCGCGCGCGCGTTGTCGCTCGGGCCGAGCCTGATCGTGTGCGACGAACCGGTATCGGCGCTCGACGTGTCGATCCAGGCCCAGGTGATCAATCTGTTGATCGACCTGCAGCGCAAGCACGGCTTTTCCTATCTGTTCATCGCGCACGACCTCGCCGTCGTCGCCCATATCAGCCACCGCGTCGCCGTGATGTATCTCGGCCGCATTGTCGAGATCGCCGACAAGACCGCGCTGTTCGCTAATCCCCGGCATCCCTATACGCAGGCGCTGCTGGCCTCCGTTCCGGTGGCGGATCCCAGGGCAAAGCGCCTGGTGCCGCTGATCGACGGCGACGTCCCGAGCCCGATCAATCCGCCCTCCGGCTGCGCCTTCCACACCCGCTGCCGCTACGCGATGGAGCGCTGCAAGGTTGAACGGCCTGAGCTGGCCGAATTCGGCGGACAGCATCGGGTGGCGTGTTTCCTCAATGAGGGCACGGGGCGGGAGAACTGA